Within the Chromobacterium paludis genome, the region CGTGCGCATGGGTTTTTTGCCGTTGACCGACTGCGCGCCGCTGCTGGTGGCGCGGCGGCTGGGGCTGGATAGGCGGCACGGCCTGCTGCTGCGGCCGCTGCGCCAGCCTTCATGGACGGCGGTGCGCGACAAGCTGATCCGCGGCGAACTGGACGCCGCCCTGGCCCTGCATGGGTTGGCCTATGGCATGGAGCTGGGGCTGGGCGGGCCGCAGTGCGACATGGCCTTGCTGATGGGCCTGAACCGCAACGGCCAGGGCATCAGCCTGCGCCCCGATCTGGCGGCCCGCTGGCTGGGCGGCGCGGCCTTGCCGGATATCGCGGCCGGCTTGGCCCGGCCGTTGCGTCTGGCGCATACCTTTCCCACCGGCACGCATGCGATGTGGCTGCATTACTGGCTGGCGGCGCAGGGCCTGCATCCCTTGCGCGACGCGCGCTGCGTGGTGATTCCGCCGCCGCAGATGGGCGCGGCGATGCGCGCCGGCGAACTGGACGGTTTCTGCGCCGGCCAGCCCTGGCATGCGATGGCCGAACGCGAAGGCTCGGCCCGATTGGTGGCGGACAGCGCGGCGGTGTGGCCGGATCATCCGGAAAAGGCCTTGATTTGCCGGCGCAGTTTCGCCGATGGCCAGCCGGGCCTGGCGATGGACCTGATCGCGGCGCTGCTGCAGGCCTGCCGCTGGCTGGATGAGCCGGACAACCGGGTCCAGGCGGCGGCCTGGCTGGCGGAAGAGGCCTGGCTGGGCGTGCCGGCGGAGCGGATCTTGCAACACTGGCAGGCGCATCCGCAGCAGGCGGCGCCGCTGCGTTTCTTCGACGAGGGCAGGGTCAACTTTCCCTGGCTCAGCGACGGCCTGTGGTTTCTGCGGCAGTACCGGCGTTGGGGCATGTGGGACGGCGTGGACGATCTGGACGTGGTCGCCGCCGTCAGCCGGCGCGAGCTGTACCGCCAGGCGGCGGCCAGCGTGGGCGTGGCCGCGCCGGACGAGTCGGCGCGCCGCAGCGTGCTGATGGATGGCGAGGCGTGGCCGCCGGCCGGCTGGTCCCTGCCCAAAAGCGGTGCGGGCGCGGCGTTTTCGCACTGATGCAGTGCAGCATGAATTGAGCAGGCCAGAGAATGCCGGCTCCGGCGTGAGGAAAAAGCTGGCACGCAATTTGCGGTAGTGCCATTGCCCGGCGCAACGGCGCGGCGGGCGGAATGCAGCAGGCGAATGCCAACGATGGCGCGCGCCGCAAGGGACAACGGCGTCCTTTCCCGGTTTCTTCGGGGAAGGGCGCCGTTTTTGTTTGGATGTTGAGCGGGCGGCCCGGCGGCCGGCCGCAAGGAGCGATCATGGACCGTACTTTCTGGCAGGCGGGACACCGGCCTACGCTGTTCGCGGCCTTTCTGTATTTCGATTTGAGCTTCATGGCCTGGTATCTGCTGGGCCCCTTGCAGGTGCCCATCGCCCTGGCGCTGCACCTGTCCACCCAGCAGCGCGGCCTGATGGTGGCCACGCCCATCCTGGCCGGCGCGCTGCTGCGCCTGCTGATGGGCGTGCTGGTGGACCGACTCGGCGCGCGCCGCGCCGGCCTCCTTGGGCAGATCGTTGTGATCGCCGCGCTGGCCGGCGCCTGGCTGCTGGGCATAGACGGCCTGGGCGGCGCGCTATTGCTGGGCGGCTTGCTGGGCGTGGCCGGCGCCTCGTTCGCGGCGGCGCTGCCGCTGGCCTCGCGCTGGTATCCGCCGCGCCACCAGGGCACGGCCATGGGCATCGCCGGCGCCGGCAACTCCGGCACCGTGCTGGCGGCCTTGTTCGCGCCGGCGTTGGCCATGGCTTTCGGCTGGCGCAATGTATTCGGCCTAGCCTGCATTCCGCTTCTGCTGTCGCTGCTGTTTTTCAGCCTGTGCGCCAAGGATGCGCCGAACGCGCCGCCGGCCAAGCGTCTGGCTGATTACCTGGCCGTGCTGCGCGAGCGCGATGCCTGGTGGTTCATGTTTTTCTATTCGATGACTTTCGGCGGCTTTTCCGGCTTCGCCAGCGCCTTGCCCGGCTATTTCCATGACCAGTTCGGTTTCGACGCCAAGACCGCCGGCCTGTACACCGCGGCCTGCGTGTTCGCCGGCTCGGTGATGCGGCCGTTGGGCGGCATGCTGGCGGACCGGTTGGGCGGCACCCGCTCGCTGCTGGCGGTGTATGCGTCCTGCGCGCTGCTGATAGGCGCGGCCGGTTTCGGCGCGGGCGGGCCTGGGGCGGCGCTGGCGCTGTTCGTGCTGGCCATGCTGTGCCTGGGGGCCGGCAACGGCGCGGTGTTCCAGCTGGTGCCGCAGCGTTTCGGCAAGGAAATCGGCGTGCTGACCGGGCTGGTGGGCATGGCGGGCGGCGTGGGCGGTTTCGCTTTGGCGGCCGGGCTGGCCGCGGTCAAGCAAGCCAGCGGCGGCTATGCGGCGGGGCTGTGGCTGTTTGCCTGTCTGTGCGCGCTGGCCTGGATGAGTCTGGCCGGAGTGAGGCAGCGCTGGCGCAGCGACTGGACCGTCGCCGCGGCCAGGGTTTGAGGGGGGATGACCATGGATATGGCGGAACTGAAGGGCAAGACGCGGCAGAAGCTGGTGGTGGTGGGCAACGGCATGGCCGGCATGCGCACGGTGGAGGAACTGCTGCATCTGGCGCCGGATTTGTACGACATCACGGTGTTCGGCGCGGAGCCGCATCCCAATTACAACCGCATCCTGCTGTCGCCGGTGCTGGCCGGGGAGCAGGCCTTCGCGGATATCATACTCAATCCGCGGGAGTGGTACGCCGAGCGCGGCATCCGCTTGCGCATGGGCACGCCCGTCGCCGCCATAGACCGGGCGCGGCGGCAGGTGGTGACGGAAGATGGCGAAGCGGTAGCCTACGACAGGCTGCTGCTGGCCACCGGCTCCACGCCGGTCATCTTGCCGATCCCGGGGCGCGAGCTGGAGGGGGTGATAGGCTACCGCGACATCGCCGATACCGAATACATGATGGCCGCCGCCCAAACGCGCCGCCACGCCGTGGTGATAGGCGGCGGCCTGCTGGGGCTGGAGGCCGCCAACGGCCTCAAGCAGCGCGGCATGGACGTGACGGTGGTGCATCTGGCCGACTGGCTGCTGGAGCGGCAGCTGGACCGCCAGGCCGGCGACTTGCTGCGCCAGGCGCTGGAGGCGCGCGGCATCCGCTTTCTATTGGGGCGGCAGACCGCGGCGCTGCTGGATGACGGCCAGGGGCGAGTGGCCGCCGTTCGTTTCAGCGACGGCGAGGACATTCCGGCCGAGCTGGTGGTGATGGCGGTGGGCATCCGGCCCAATGCCGCGTTGGCCGAGGCCTCCGGACTGCATTGCAGTCGCGGCGTGGTGGTGGATGACGCCTTGCAGACTTACGACCCGCGCATCTACGCGGTGGGCGAATGCGTCAGCCATAGAGGCGTGGCCTACGGCCTGGTGGCGCCGTTGTTCGAGCAGGCCAAGGTATGCGCCAATCATCTGGCGCAGCTGGGCATCGCCCGCTATCTGGGCTCGGTGTCGTCCACCAAGCTGAAGGTAACCGGCATTGATTTGTTCTCCGCCGGAGACTTCATGGGCGGCGAGGGCTGCGACGAGATCGTATTGTCCGATCCGGCCGGCGGCATCTACAAGAAGCTGGTGCTGCGCGGCGACAAGCTGGCCGGCGTCTGCCTGTACGGCGACACCAGCGACGGCGCCTGGTATTTCAAGCTGCTGCGCGAGGCGCGCCCGGTGGGCGATCTGCGCGACACGCTGATGTTCGGCGAATCCGCCATCGGCGACGCCGGCGTGCAGGGCCAGAGCCGTGCTGCCGCAATGCAGGATAGCGACGAGGTGTGCGGCTGCAACGGCGTGTGCAAGGGAACCATCGTCAAGGCGATCCAGGACAAGGACCTGTTCACCTTGGACGAGGTGAAGAAACACACCAAGGCCGCCAGCTCCTGCGGCTCCTGCTCCGGCCTGGTGGAGCAAGTCCTGATGAGCGTGGTGGGCGCCGGCTTCCAGGAAACGCCCAAGACCAAGGCCGTATGCGGTTGCACAGACCGCAGCCACGGCGAGCTGCGCAAGGCGATACGCGAGCACCATCTGTTGAGCCACGCCGAGGTGTTCCACTTCCTGGAATGGCGCACGCCCAATGGTTGCGCCAGCTGCCGGCCGGCGATCAATTACTACTTGCTGTCCAGCTGGCCGCATGAGGCGGCGGACGATCCGCAAAGCCGTTTCATCAACGAGCGCGCCCACGCCAACATCCAAAAGGACGGCACCTTCTCGGTCATCCCGCAAATGAAGGGCGGCGTCACTACCGCCGACGAACTGCGCCGCATCGCCGACGTGGCCGACAAGTACCGGGTGAAGATGCTCAAGGTGACCGGCGGCCAGCGCATCGATTTGTTGGGAATCAAGAAGGAAGACCTGGTCGATGTCTGGCGCGATCTGGGCATGCACTCCGGCCACGCTTACGGCAAGTCCATCCGCACGGTGAAAACCTGCGTCGGCAGCGAGTTCTGCCGCTTCGGCACCCAGAACAGCACCCAGATGGGGATAGACCTGGAAACCATGCTGGCCAATATGTGGAGCCCGCACAAGGTCAAGCTGGCGGTGTCCGGCTGCCCGCGCAACTGCGCCGAGGCCGGCATCAAAGACGTGGGCGTGATCGCCGTGGACTCCGGCTGGGAGCTGTACGTGGGCGGCAACGGCGGCATCAAGACCGAGGTGGCGCAATTCCTGTGCAAGGTGAAGACGGCTGAGGAGGTGAAGGAGTACAGCGGCGCCTTCCTGCAACTGTACCGCGAGGAAGCCTACTACCTGGACCGCACCGTGCATTACATCGCCCGCGTCGGCCTGGATTACATCAAATCGCGCGTGGTGGGCGACGCGGACAGCCGCCGCGCCCTGCATCAACGGCTGCTGTTCTCGCTGCAGGGCCTGCCCGACCCGTGGGCGGCGCGCGTGGCCGGGGCGCAGAAGCGCGAATTCATCCCCATCGCGGTGGCCGTTTAGGAGAGCGCCATGATCAGAGAAAACTGGGTGAAAGTGTGCGCGCTGGACGATATTCCGGCGCAAGGCAGTCGCGTGCTGGCGCGGGACGGCGGCGACATCGCCCTGTTCCGCATTCACGACGACCAGGTGTTCGCGCTGCTGGACCGCTGCCCGCACAAGGGCGGCCCCTTGAGCCAGGGCATGGTGCACGGCCGCGCGGTGGCTTGTCCGCTGCATGGCTGGAACATAGACCTGGCCAGCGGCGAGGCGCAGGCGCCGGACGTGGGCTGCGCCAACCGTTTTCCGGTCCGCCTCGAAGACGGCGCGGTGTGGCTGGCCTGGTAAGCGAAAGGAGGGCAGGCGCATGGGCAAGACGGAAACCCGCTCCACCTGCTGCTATTGCGGCGTCGGCTGCGGCGTGCTGATAAGCAGCGAGAATGGCCGCATTGCCGGCGTGCGCGGCGATCCGGACCATCCAGCCAATTACGGACGATTGTGCAGCAAGGGGCTGAACCTAGCGGCCAGCGCCGCCAGCGACAGCGGCCGCGCGCTGTATCCGGAAATGCGGATGGACAGGAACGCGCCGCGCCGGCGCGCCGGCTGGGACGAGGCGCTGGACGCGGCGGCGGACCGCTTCGCCGGCATCATCCGCCGGCATGGCCCGGACGCGGTGGCGTTTTACGTGTCCGGCCAGCTGTTGACCGAGGATTACTACCTGTTCAACAAGCTGGCCAAGGGCCTGATAGGCACCAACAATATCGACACCAATTCCCGGCTATGCATGTCCAGCGCCGTCGCCGCCTACAAGATGGCGCTGGGCGCGGACGGCCCGCCCACCTGTTACGAAGACCTGGAAGCGGCGGATTGCGTGTTGTTCGCCGGCAGCAATATGGCCTACGCCCACCCGGTGCTGTTCCGCCGGCTGGAGGCCGCGCGCGCGGCCAGGCCGGACACGCGCTGGATCGTCGTCGATCCGCGCCGCACCGACACCGCGGCCATGGCGGACCTGCACCTGCAAATCCAGCCCGGCACCGACGTCGCCTTGTTCCACGGCATGCTGCATCACCTGATTTGGGAAGGGCTGATCGACGCCGATTACATCGCGGCCCATACCGAGGGCTTCGACGCGCTCAAGCGCATGGTCCGCGACTACACGCCCAAGCTGGCGGCGGAGATCTGCGGCGTGAGCGCGGAGGACATCATCGCCGCTGCGGAGTGCTTTGGCCGCAGCCGGGCCAGCCTGTCGCTGTATTGCATGGGTCTGAACCAATCCAGCCAGGGCACGGCCAAGAACCTGGCGCTGATCCATCTGCACCTGGCCGCCGGCCAGATAGGCAAGCCCGGCGCCGGGCCGTTCTCGCTGACCGGCCAGCCCAACGCCATGGGCGGCCGCGAGGTGGGCGGCATGGCCACCATGCTGGCCGCGCACCGCGACATCGCCAATCCGGCGCACCGGCGAGAGGTCGCGGCGCATTGGGGCGTGCCGGAGGAGAGGCTGTCGCCGCGTCCAGGCCTGCCGGCGGTGGAGATGTTCGAGGCCATGACCCGCGGGGAAATCAAGGCGGTATGGATAGCCTGCACCAATCCGGCCCACTCCATGCCGGACCTGCCGCGGGTGCGCGAGGCTTTGGCCCGCGCCGAACTGGTGGTGTTGCAGGAAGCCTTCGCCGATACCGATACCGCGGCCTTCGCCGACATTGTGCTGCCGGCGGCCAGCTGGGGCGAAAAGGACGGCACGGTCACCAATTCCGAGCGCCGGATCAGCCGGGTGCGCGCCGCCGCGCCGCCGCCGGGAGAGGCCAGGACGGATGCCTGGATCGCCGCGGAATTCGCGCGGAGGTTGGCGGCGCGGCTGCATCCGGATGAAGCCGGGCATTTCGACTACGACGGCGCGGGGCGGATTTTCGACGAGCACCGCGCGCTGACCGTGGGCCGCGACCTGGACATGGGCGGCCTGGATTACGCCCTGCTTGAGGCGAAAGGTCCGCAGCAATGGCCGCTGCCCGCCGGCAGCGCCTCGGGCCTGGCGCGGCGCTACGAGGACGGCGTGTATGCCACGGACAACGGCCGCGCGCGCTTCCACGCCGTCGACTACCAACCGCCGGCGGACAAAGTCTCCGCCCACTATCCCTTCCGCCTGATCAGCGGCCGCTTGCGCGACCAATGGCACGGCATGAGCCGCACCGGCCGCTTGCCGCAGCACTTCGCGCATAGTCCAGAGCCGGAGTTGCGCATGCATCCGGAAGACGCTGAGCGGCGCGGGCTGAGCGACGGCGAGCTGGTGTGGGTGGCCAGCAAGCGCGGGCGGTTGGCGCTGCCCTTGCGTCGCAGCGACGAAGTGGCGCGCGGCAGCGTATTCGCCGCCATGCACTGGAATGGACGGTTCCTGAGCAGCGGCGGCGTCAACGAAACCACCGTTTCGGCGGTGGACAGCCTCTCTTTTCAGCCGGAGCTGAAGCACGCGGCGGTAAAGGTGGAGCGCGCGGCGCTGCCGTGGCGTGTGCTGGCCGCGGTGCGCCATGCGGACCTGCCGGGCTTGCGCGCCAGGCTGTCGCCCTTGCTGGAGGGCTGCGGCTACGCGGCCATCTCGCTGGCGGGAACGGACACGCTGTACTTGCGCGCGGCGGAGGCGCACGCGCGGCCGGACTGGCTGGCGCGTCTGCTGGAGGCGCTGGACTGGCGGCCAGGCGCGGATACGCTGGAGTACCGCGACGACAAGCGCGGCGTGTTCAAGCGCGCGGCCTGGCGCGGCAACCGCTTGGACCGGCTGCTGTTCGCCGGCAGCCTGCCGGCGGATCAGGCTGCGGGCGAGGCGCGGCTGCAAACGCTGCTGAGCGGCGAAGACTGGCAAGGCCCGCGTCTGGCGGTGTTCGCGCCGGCCGTCGCGGCGGCCGCCCCGCGCGAGCGCACGGTGTGCCAGTGCAAGCAAGTGGGCGAGGGCGCGATACGGCGCGCCCTGGAGGATGGCGCGGATGTGACGGCGCTGCAGGCCAGGCTGGGTTGCGGCACGGTGTGCGGCTCCTGTCTGCCGGAAATAAAGCGCATGGCGGCATCGTCCGCGCAAGCTGTTTAAGGAGTCATGGGCATGCATAAGACATTCAAGGCCATAGGCCGCGTCACCCTGCTGGGCGCGGGGCCGGGAGACCTGGAGCTGCTGACGCTGAAGGCGGCGCGCAGCCTGGCCGCCGCCGATGTGCTGCTGCTGGATGATCTGGTCGATCCCGCCATCGCGGAGCTGGCGCCGCGCGCCCGCGTGGTGCGGGTGGGCAAGCGCGGCGGCTGCAAATCCACGCCGCAGGACTTCATCCAGCGGCTGATGCGGCGCTACGCGCAGCGCGGCGAGCAGGTGGTGCGGGCCAAGGGCGGCGAGGCGCTGTTGTTTGGCCGCGCCGGCGAGGAAATCGCCTATCTGCGTGCCCACGGCATCGAAGTCGACATCGTCAACGGCGTCAGCGCCGCCTTCGCCGCCGCGGCCAGCCTGCGCGTCTCCTTGACCCAGCGCGGCTTGAGCCACGGCCTCACGCTGGCCACCGCGCATCTGCAAGACGGCAGCGAGCCGGACTGGCGCGCGCTGGCCGCCGCGGGCACCACCTTGGCCATCTATATGGGCATGAGCCGCATAGACAGCCTGTGCGCGGCCTTGGCCGACTGCCTGCCGGCCGATACGCCGGCCGCGGCCGTGCAGTGGGCCGGCACGGAGCGGGAAGCGCGCGTGCTCAGCAGCCTGGGCCGGCTGGCGGAGGACGCGCGCGCCGCCGGGCTGGGCAGTCCGGCCGTGTTGCTGATAGGCGAGGCCCTGCGCGAGGCGGCGCGGGAGTTCGCCGGCGCGGAGGCGCGGGCCGCCAATGGCTAGGCCGCCGCTCGCGCCGCTTGGCTGGCGCGCTGCTTGCGCCGCCTGGCCGCCCACTGCCATGCGCCGCTGGCGGACAGCCAGGCCAGGGACAGGCCGGCGGCGGCGAGCAACATGCGCAGGATATTGCCGCCCAGGCTGCCGGTATGCAGGGCGTAGACCCAGCTGCTGAGCCGGATGGCCGGCGCGGCTTGCTCCACGGGCGTCACGCGCAGCAGGCGGCCGCTGTAGGGGTCGATTTCCACCAGGCTGCGGCCATTGGGGTGCAGCTCGCCGGCCAGCCGCCAGCGCAGCAGCAGCGGCCGTTGCGGCGACGGATCATAACGGATGTCCACCAAGCGGCCGTCCGGCATGGACTGGGCGGCGCGCGCCACCAGCGCGTCCAGCGGCAGCCGCGGCAGGCCGGGCGGCGTGTCGAGTTTGGCCTTGCCGGGCGCGCGATAGCCATATAGCTGGTTGATGCCGCGGTTCAGCGGCTTGTCGAAAGCCTGGTAGGCGCCGGTCAGTCCGGCGGACAGCAGGAGCAGCGAAGCCAGCGCGCCGCTCAAACGGTGCAGATCCGTCACCCATATTTTCTGCCCTTTTCCGCGCCTGACTTGCCAAGCGCGGCGCCAGTCCCGCGGCCACCAGTAAACCAGGCCGGAAATGGCCAGCGCCGTCAACAGCAGGCCGCACATGCCGGCCAGCGCGGCGCCGGTTTCGCCCAGCAGCAGTTTTTCATGCAGCTCCAGCAGCCATTCGAAGGCCGAATCGCCCCTGGGGCGGTCCGACTCGACGCGGCCATCCGCCGTCAGCCAAAGACGCCGCTCGTCGCCGGGCTGGCGCACGCGCGCCTGGATAGGGCCGTCTTCGGCCAGGCGCAAATTGAAAACCGCGCCGGGATAGCGCGCGGCGACCGCATCGGCCAGCGCCTGGTAGTGGATGGGGCGATGCGCCGGGGCGGGGCGGGCGCCGCTCAGGCTTTCCAGTTCGGGTCGGAAGAGCAGCAGGCTGCCGCTGAGGCCTATCAGCAAAAGGAAGGCGGCCGCGGCCAGGCCCAGGTAACGATGGAGCAGGATCAAGTAGCGTTTCACGAAGCATCCAGAGCGAGGGCGGGCAGCAGGCCCGCATAGGTAAACATTGCAAACAATGTTAATAATAATGATAATAACTCTCGTTATCAATTAAAACAGCCTCTCGCAGCATGATGAACTTGCCTCGCCTGTATTCCCCCCTATTGTTGTCGCCCTTGCTGGCCGCCGTCGCCCATGCCGACGATGTCGCGCAGCTGGACAAGGTGGTGGTGACCGCCGTCGCGGACGGCATGAGCTACCAGTCTCGCCAAGCGGCTGTCGCTGGCCGCCCGCAAGCCGTGTTGGATACGCCCCAGGCCGTGCAGAGCGTGGGGCCGCAAGTCTTGAGCGATTTACAGGCGCGCAGCCTGGGCGACGCCGTGCGCAACATCAGCGGCGTGGTGGAGAGCAATACTTTGGCCGGCATACAGGACAGCTTCACCCGGCGCGGCTTTGGCAGCCGCGGGGACGGCGGCGTGCTGCGCGACGGCGTGCGCTCGGCCTGGCTGAATAATTTCGACGCCACGACAGAGTCGGTGGAGGCGCTGAAGGGGCCGGCCTCCTTGCTGTACGGCATCCAGGAGCCGGGCGGGGTGATCAATGTGCTCAGCAAAAAGCCGCAATACAGCCCGCAGGGCAGCGTGGAGCTGCGAGGAAGCCGCTTCGGCGGCGGAGGCGGCGGTTTTGATCTGACTGGCCCGCTGGGCGATAAGGGCCTGGCATATCGCTTGATCGGCGACTTTGACGAAAGCGACTACTGGCGGGGCTTCGGTCTGAGCCGGCGGCGCATGATCGCGCCTTCTCTGGCCTGGGAGAGGGGCGCGGACCAACTTTTGCTGGCTTACCAATACCTGGCTTTCAAGACGCCATATGACCGGGGGACGCTCTTTGTCAACGGCCAGCCCTTGAGCCTCCCGCGCGAGCGGCGGCTGGACGAGGCCTGGAATAATGCTGAAGGCGAGGCCCAGGCGCTGACGCTGAGCCATGCGCGGCAGCTCAGCGACGCCTGGCGGCTGGCGACGCGGCTGGCGTGGAATCAGCTGCGCTATACCGACCGTCAGGCGCGGCCCGTCGCTTTCAACGCCAAGACCGGCATGCTGAGCCGCCGCGCCGACGGCAATCGCTTCGACAATAGCGACTGGCTGCTGAGCAGCCGGCTGCAAGGCAGCCTGAGCCTGTTTGGCCAATTGCACCAGCTCACGCTGGGCCTGGAAATGGAAAGGCAGCGCGAGACGCGCGGCGACACCTACCGCGGCGGCAATGTCGGCGGCTTCAATGTCTACGCGCCTGTGTACGGCGCGCTGCCTTACCCCAGCCAGCTCAGCGCCGCGCAGAGCGACAGCCGCAGCGTCATAGACAGCCAGGCCCTGCTGTTGCAGGACAACTGGACCCTGGCGCCGCGCTGGATAGCCAGCCTGGGCGCGCGCTACCAGCATTATCGGCAAGAGGACGGCATAGGGCGGCCGTTTGTCGTCACCGGGCGCGGCAGCGGCCTGACGCTGCTGCCGCAGGCGGGCCTGCTGTTCAAGCTGACGCCGCTGGTTTCGCTGTACGGCAGCTACAGCCAATCGTTCCGGCCCAATGTCGGCAGCGATGGTCAGAGCTTCTCGCCGGAGCGGGGCGAGTCGGGCGAGGCGGGCATCAAGCTGGAGCGCGATGGCCTGTCCGCTAGCGCGGCGGCGTACCGCATGGAGAAAAGCCATGTGCTGGTAACGGAAAACGCGGTCAGCCGCGCCATCGGCAAGGCGCGCTCGCAAGGCCTGGAGTTCGACGCCAGCGGCCGGCTGTCGCGCAAGGTATCCATCATCGCCAACTACGCCTACACCGACGCCAAGGTGGTGGAGGATGCGCCGGCCAATATCGGCAAGACGCTATACAATGTGCCGCGCCGCAGCGGCTCGCTGTCCCTGGCCTACGATGCGGGCGTGGACAGTATGGACGGCCGCTGGCGCATGGGCGGCGGCGCGCGCTATGTGGGCGAGCGCGCCGGCGACGCGGCCAATAGTTTCCTGCTGCCAGCCTACACGGTGGCGGATGCCTTCGTGGCTTGGCGGCGCAAGCTGGGAGAGCAAAGGCTGGAGCTGCAGCTGAACGTCAAGAACCTGTTCGATAAAACCTATTACCGCTCCAGCAGCGGCAGCGCGTTGCAGGTGAGGGTGGGCGATCCGCGCGAGGTGTCGGCGCGGGCGAGATTATCGTTCTGAGAAAGCATCCATCCTAGCCTGTTGCGACTCGCAGTCGAGCGAGGCGATGCGCGAGGGCCGCCTGCAAGAGTCGCGCGCCGCGCGCCTGCTGTTCCAGAGCGGGATGTTGGAGGAGGATGGGCCGCCAGCCAGCATGGCCGGGACCGAAGTCCATGATCCCGCCGATCAGAAACACAGCAGGCGCTTGATTCAGCGCTGAAAAACATTCATCGCGAAGACCAAGGGCCAGGCCAGCCTGACGCCGGCGGAAATGCGGGAGGCGGCGGCCATCCTGCTGCCGTTTGAGCGCGACTACAGAGGCGGATAACGTCATCGTGCTCGCCGCTTTGGACGAAACCACTTTGGGCGAAGCGGCCTGGTTGGCGCGCAGTCGCTGCGGCTGAGCGTGGTGGCGGAGTCATTGCCAAAAGCCCGGCCATGCCGGACTTTTGTCATGTGGGCGAGGACGGGGTGGATCGCCATCATCGCGGCCGTTTGGCGCCGCTGGCGCGCCGCGCCGCGAGGATCAGGATGGCCAGCGCCGCCAGCCCCAGCAGGTTGGCCAGTCCGAAGCGGTTCAGCAGGCGCTCGGCCCGGTGCGGGTAGGGGAAGAACTCCGCCGCCAGGAATCGCGGCGCGGGGCACTGCTGGCCAAAGCGCGCGCCGGTGTCCAGATACGCGCCGTGGCGGACATAGCGCTGGTAAAAATGCGCGGCGCGCTGGGGATCGGTGTCGTTCAGCCAGGCCGCGCCATTGCATAGCACGGCAGAGTAAGCCTGGGCGCGCGGCGGCAGCAGATCCGCTGCC harbors:
- a CDS encoding PepSY-associated TM helix domain-containing protein; translation: MKRYLILLHRYLGLAAAAFLLLIGLSGSLLLFRPELESLSGARPAPAHRPIHYQALADAVAARYPGAVFNLRLAEDGPIQARVRQPGDERRLWLTADGRVESDRPRGDSAFEWLLELHEKLLLGETGAALAGMCGLLLTALAISGLVYWWPRDWRRAWQVRRGKGQKIWVTDLHRLSGALASLLLLSAGLTGAYQAFDKPLNRGINQLYGYRAPGKAKLDTPPGLPRLPLDALVARAAQSMPDGRLVDIRYDPSPQRPLLLRWRLAGELHPNGRSLVEIDPYSGRLLRVTPVEQAAPAIRLSSWVYALHTGSLGGNILRMLLAAAGLSLAWLSASGAWQWAARRRKQRASQAARAAA
- a CDS encoding TonB-dependent siderophore receptor; translated protein: MMNLPRLYSPLLLSPLLAAVAHADDVAQLDKVVVTAVADGMSYQSRQAAVAGRPQAVLDTPQAVQSVGPQVLSDLQARSLGDAVRNISGVVESNTLAGIQDSFTRRGFGSRGDGGVLRDGVRSAWLNNFDATTESVEALKGPASLLYGIQEPGGVINVLSKKPQYSPQGSVELRGSRFGGGGGGFDLTGPLGDKGLAYRLIGDFDESDYWRGFGLSRRRMIAPSLAWERGADQLLLAYQYLAFKTPYDRGTLFVNGQPLSLPRERRLDEAWNNAEGEAQALTLSHARQLSDAWRLATRLAWNQLRYTDRQARPVAFNAKTGMLSRRADGNRFDNSDWLLSSRLQGSLSLFGQLHQLTLGLEMERQRETRGDTYRGGNVGGFNVYAPVYGALPYPSQLSAAQSDSRSVIDSQALLLQDNWTLAPRWIASLGARYQHYRQEDGIGRPFVVTGRGSGLTLLPQAGLLFKLTPLVSLYGSYSQSFRPNVGSDGQSFSPERGESGEAGIKLERDGLSASAAAYRMEKSHVLVTENAVSRAIGKARSQGLEFDASGRLSRKVSIIANYAYTDAKVVEDAPANIGKTLYNVPRRSGSLSLAYDAGVDSMDGRWRMGGGARYVGERAGDAANSFLLPAYTVADAFVAWRRKLGEQRLELQLNVKNLFDKTYYRSSSGSALQVRVGDPREVSARARLSF